GTCTCAACAGGAAGAATTGTTATGCGTACAAGATGATGGCATGGTTCTCATATATGACATGTTTGGAACTTACCAACATACTTTTAGTATGGGAAATGTAAGTCAACTATAACATAAATCTTCTTGAATGAAACGTCTCTGTATGCATTAATCTTCTTATTCTTTAAGGCTGCAAAGGATACTAAAGTTATCGACGCAAAGTTCTTTGCAACGTCCAACAGCACTGGGATAGCTGTTTTAACATCCACTAATCGTATATTCCTAGTGAACAATGTATCTGAGCCTAAAGTCCGACCAATTACCGATATGCCaagtaagtataatataatataatataatataatataatataatatctgtatATTTCTTGAGTTATTGTCACTATCATGACTATTGCTTTTAGGATACGGTGGACCAATTGATTGTTGGTGCATGGTACATTGTGACAGGGAGACAGAAGTGATTTTAGCAAATAGAGAAGGAATATTTGTAATTCATCAGTCTAATCAGAACACAATTCCATttgtaagtaataatatataattgataatatcgtcattaatataatttatattgtcaattttacaTTCTACATGAGACTCGATATTTAATGCAagctttattttactttagaacAATCTCTTCAGCAATAAGATCAACAGTGTGGTAGCAATGGCTGTATCTGGCAACTATCGGCACATTGCACTCTACGCTGACACTGGACACTTGTATATCGGTTCGATAGACTTCAGAGAGAAATATTGTGAATGCTTTACAAATATGAAGGAATCATTGACAAATATAGCATGgtaaaaaaagacaattatataattagattgttGATAGAAACTAACTTTTGAGAAGccataaaaagataatatattaggattttacaaatattttctttataggtGTGGTACAGAAGCCGTGGTATGCAGCTGGGATAGTGCAATAATGGTGGTAGGACGTACAGCTGAGACTATAGTGTACAATTACGACGGTCCGGTGCATTTGGTTACGGAGATCGACGGAGTACGTGTACTTTCAAACTGCTCCCACGAAATGATACAGAAAGTACCAAACGTCGTGCAAAGAATATTTAGAATCAACTCGACGGATCCCGCTTCGTATCTTCTGGAAGCCTCTAAGCAGTTTCAGAAAAAGAGTCATAAGGCTGATAGTTACATAGATCTAGTGAAAGATAAACTTGACTCGGCGATAAAAGCGTGCATCGACGGAGCGAGTCATGAGTTCGACTTTGAAACGCAAAAGATTTTGATGCGTGTAAGTttgataaacatatattttatcaagacactgaaattgtaataattgtcAATCTTGTCAGGCTGCTAAGTTTGGAAAAGGATTCAGCAAAAGAGTGGATTCGGAATATTACGTACAAATGTGCAGGACTTTGAGAGTCTTGAATGCAGTTAGACATCCTGCTGTGGGCATTCCACTAACATATACACAGTATCCTTTTGCAtctttaattgatataaacatCTTGAACAAAATCATTCCACTCAACCTATCTAAGTCCTTATTAATATCAGATTTAATGTTCTTACAAATCAAGTGCTACTAGACAGATTAGTAGTACGAAGACATTATTATCTAAGTATTCAAATAGCGCGGCATTTACAATTACCTGAGATTGATGGAGAAAGTAGAATATTAGCACATTGGGCTTGCTACAAGGTgaaataaatgtgataaaatattgaaagtatTTCAagaagtatatacatatttttatataggtaaAGCAAACGCAATTAGACAAGGAACAAATAGCAGAGGAGATAGCAGATAAATTAGGATATGCTCCTGGTGTTTCTTATAGCGAAATTGCGAAGAGGGCAGCAGATTGTGGACGAAAACAATTGGCTATTAAAGTACGAATCTactaatttctataaatatataaaacattacatttttttacattacaattaatcatatttatttcagttAATCGATTATGAACCGCGTGCACATCAACAAGTACCTTTGTTATTGACGCTTGGCGAGGAGCGAGCTGCTCTACATAAAGCTGTAGAAAGTGGTAATACGGATTTAGTCTACACTGTCATTCTTCATCTCAGAGAAAATATGACTCTCGGAGATTTTCAAGtaagcaataaaataatgttctaaatgcaaatatgtatTGCTTTGTAAAattcacacatacatatgtatatatatatataattgaactaTAATGCAGATGTCTATAATGCATTGTCCTCTAGCAATggcattatatattaagtattgtCAAAGTCATAACAGAGAGACATTACGCGATATTTATAATCAGTACGATGACTTTCATTCACAAGCAGTGTGGTTTATTACTGAGAGTTATCAACGAAAGGTtggtaaaattgtatttttgcatatttatatcctttttacaagacattgaataaataaaatatggaaCATATTTTTAGAACACCATGTCGAAAGATGCATTGTTGCAGTCTGcacaagaaaatttcagaTTGGCTCGTAATGACACCAATGCTTCACTAACAGAAgaacagataaaattattaaaatatcagagATCTTTAGAGGACACACTACATGAGTCAATTGTTGGAAAGCCTCTACACGatacagtaaaaatattattgttacgtaACGAGTTGAAATTGGCCGATAAATTACGATCAGAGTATAAAATACCAGATCGGaggtatatcaatttttataagtttaagacaattttttgtatttcgcCTTATATTATGTAGTATATGTTGACAGATATTGGTGgttaaaaatacaatgtttAGCAGAACAAGGTCTCTGGAGTGATTTGGAAAAATTCTCCAAAAGTAAAAAGTCTCCCATCGGCTATGAggtaatttgttataaataatattataattgttataaataataatattattgtaataatattatacttgtattatttttatataaccttatacatttatttatttattataactattttaaccCTTTTACAGCCATTTGTAGACGAATGTCTCaagtataatgaaaaattagaaGCAAGAAAATACCTAGTCAGAGTTAAAGATGATCTCAAAGTAAAGTATctagtaaaattaaagtaagtacAAAAGAattgtacttttttaaaattataaaatatatatatatatatacacacacacacacacacacacacacacacacacagtaataaatatattgctattCTGTACAGTATGCTGAGCGAAGCAGCGAAAACAGCGTTTGACCAAAAAGATACTTCGGCTCTTACATTTGTACTGGCACAATGCGCACCGACCGATAGACAATTGGTAGATAAGATTAATTTGTATCTAGCtagtcttaaaaattaattttttttttatattataatttttgcgtatatttatatatatatatatatatacacatatatatatatattacacataatgTAAAACAATTCTATAGTAaacaatattcataatttatacagattaataaaatggtaaatagttattttaatagataatttaatagatgATTAGTGGATAAGATTAATTTGTACCTAGCTAgccttaaaatttttttttgtattataacttttgtgtgtattttatatatatatatatatatatatatatatatatatatatatatatacatcacacacaatgtaaaataattctatagtaataatattcataatttatacattaataaaatggtaaatagttattttaatagataatctattttaatatctcaatttaatcaatatcattatattctaAACCTTTACTCATGCTTGTCATAAACTGTACAAAAATgtgaatgtaaaatatttgtataaaatatccaTATTTGTAACTGAAGTCTGTATCTAAATACACATGCATATGCATGTATGCACGcattcacatacatatatatattggtacTTGCTAAACCTGAGTATCCCATTATTAccaaatttatctaattataatatctttgaaatgcATGCATAATCTAAAgctatttaatcaattaactTCTTTAGACCATATAAACTTTGTATGTTTTTCAACAATGTCacttacaattaattgttCAATCTCGTCACCATTATTTAATTGCTCGTTTGTAAGAGACAAAATATAATCAGTTTCTCTGCTTACAATTATCACTTGTTGCTTTCTAGTTTGCAGTATGTTTGCTATCACAACCTGAAAAAAATctcaagatttaaatatattttggagCATTCGTGGATAAAActgttaataatatgtgtatatatatatattttataataattacttacaTTATGGTGATAATTGTTGAGAGCAGTTCTTGCtttggaaattaataaactttcatCAGTTTCTAATTTAAAGGAGACTACAAATGCTTTTGGTACCCATAAACTGACTAATGGAGCTAATATCTTTGGTACTAATTGAAGAGATATAGTTGGCGGTCCACTTGAGTGAATTTTATGGACTGACTGAAAACAGAATTCGctattatgaaatatctattttaatgaaatagtagaatatatatttttaaaaaatataaaataaatttatttatatgttctatattttgtatgtCTATCTACCATTTCATTAGAGGGAACATAAAAATCGGAGACTGCTGctgctaaatataaaatagctcTGCTTTCCAGAGGTGCCAATGCTTGACAAGCAGATCGAAGCAGCCAGAGATATTCAGGAAGAGTTGTAAAAGTAAGttgtagcaatttttttttatcaaatgccTCTTTATATTTTCGCAGTACTATTGCTACCTTTTGTGTATATTCTGGTGAAACTGCAATatgttcattaattatattacattaattatatatatatatgattacttataattaatttatatatatatatattatacatagctTACTTGTGATAACAGGAGTTTCTTCATTATTATCCGATATTTGAAGCAAGTCTAAAAACTTTTGTCCAGTGAAATGTCTTGAGAATGGTTCTAATGATTTGActctatgaatatataaacaaatatttttataatattgtttttatgttaatttatactatgtaaagtatatataaaatttattacctatacataaaaataactgcATATCCGTGCTCCAAAAAGTATTCTGCTGAAACAGATCCTCTTGTGCCTGCACTAAAATTATCCACAAATCTTACTGTGTTATGTTCTAAGGGTACAGTTGTACCTCCGCTCTGTAACACTCAAAAGttagaaaaaattcattgCTAACtgagtaatattaaattttacagtcTCACCGTCACTAGTACCACTTTATTGCCCtcgtctaaattttttataaattccttcagaatattttcattctgTTCCAAATCCTCAGGAGGTGGATGCGATGCATAAAAATCTTCCCACGCAGAGaccattgtaaatatttatacgacgatttaatagaattgctgtataaaaaagataatagaaaaattattaaaaaaaaaaaatatatatatataaatgtgtgtattcgatatttatacttatttatacttatataatatatattacgtaatggaagctctcttccttttttttttatcttatcgtttcgatgttattatttatcaataatattgtatctttgaaaattataattttatgtaaagatACAACAATTTTGATTCACagataaatgcaaattaataatgtcGAATTAATAAGTACAATAAaagacacacatacacacaaggAAAAAGGTTAGAAACTAACCCCAGCCCCAGCGCGTCCAAGTTTCCTGTAAAAAGATCAgcctttattatttaactttgatCGTCAATTAATCGTCGTTTTGATAATGTCGGTTGCAtaagaatctttaaataaatgagaatctttatatatacttatataacatAAGTGTGAACTCTGATATTTCAACTTCacatctcttttctttctagaATCTTATTGTATAGAAACATGAATAAATGATTAGTGGAATAATGGATCTGTCATAATTATcattcttcaaaaaaaaaattataaactgaaatgaaatataagacataaaattaaacaatatattgttagatttgctttcaatataattagtagagaaagaaaaaacaaaaagcatatatataaaatatatacatataaatatataattttatatatatttattttgttcacatatcttaataaaatatactattataaatgaCTTGTAAGATAATACTCTACTTGAATATTTTGTTGgt
This sequence is a window from Anoplolepis gracilipes chromosome 10, ASM4749672v1, whole genome shotgun sequence. Protein-coding genes within it:
- the Vps16a gene encoding vacuolar protein sorting-associated protein 16 homolog, which gives rise to MSAMLTADWFPLGRDVYFRKFELYPISFQQEVSINNLLVAAPYGGSIAVTRNPKKLVKVQGASKPLILLYTASGKLTARLQWSSGQLISFGWSQQEELLCVQDDGMVLIYDMFGTYQHTFSMGNAAKDTKVIDAKFFATSNSTGIAVLTSTNRIFLVNNVSEPKVRPITDMPRYGGPIDCWCMVHCDRETEVILANREGIFVIHQSNQNTIPFNNLFSNKINSVVAMAVSGNYRHIALYADTGHLYIGSIDFREKYCECFTNMKESLTNIAWCGTEAVVCSWDSAIMVVGRTAETIVYNYDGPVHLVTEIDGVRVLSNCSHEMIQKVPNVVQRIFRINSTDPASYLLEASKQFQKKSHKADSYIDLVKDKLDSAIKACIDGASHEFDFETQKILMRAAKFGKGFSKRVDSEYYVQMCRTLRVLNAVRHPAVGIPLTYTQFNVLTNQVLLDRLVVRRHYYLSIQIARHLQLPEIDGESRILAHWACYKVKQTQLDKEQIAEEIADKLGYAPGVSYSEIAKRAADCGRKQLAIKLIDYEPRAHQQVPLLLTLGEERAALHKAVESGNTDLVYTVILHLRENMTLGDFQMSIMHCPLAMALYIKYCQSHNRETLRDIYNQYDDFHSQAVWFITESYQRKNTMSKDALLQSAQENFRLARNDTNASLTEEQIKLLKYQRSLEDTLHESIVGKPLHDTVKILLLRNELKLADKLRSEYKIPDRRYWWLKIQCLAEQGLWSDLEKFSKSKKSPIGYEPFVDECLKYNEKLEARKYLVRVKDDLKVKYLVKLNMLSEAAKTAFDQKDTSALTFVLAQCAPTDRQLVDKINLYLASLKN
- the Ppcs gene encoding phosphopantothenate--cysteine ligase — protein: MVSAWEDFYASHPPPEDLEQNENILKEFIKNLDEGNKVVLVTSGGTTVPLEHNTVRFVDNFSAGTRGSVSAEYFLEHGYAVIFMYRVKSLEPFSRHFTGQKFLDLLQISDNNEETPVITISPEYTQKVAIVLRKYKEAFDKKKLLQLTFTTLPEYLWLLRSACQALAPLESRAILYLAAAVSDFYVPSNEMSVHKIHSSGPPTISLQLVPKILAPLVSLWVPKAFVVSFKLETDESLLISKARTALNNYHHNVVIANILQTRKQQVIIVSRETDYILSLTNEQLNNGDEIEQLIVSDIVEKHTKFIWSKEVN